In the genome of Phaeodactylum tricornutum CCAP 1055/1 chromosome 18, whole genome shotgun sequence, one region contains:
- a CDS encoding predicted protein, whose product MKLLGMSMESEKVPKGKQYMISTRENSEYKWQNEPGIIGALEVPSQPGLNLQEEYIQRTIEGKKEAFAAALRVWEHWKLRDEFIRACENVPKETCCCGLVPDDDSTMKSMIPALNKGWMKAVNERLSKDGKDFHLDSFVWNWHNAVGKSETNVLMIRFHEGNVEPSSWGLNHDR is encoded by the coding sequence ATGAAGCTATTAGGCATGAGCATGGAGAGCGAAAAGGTTCCTAAGGGGAAGCAATACATGATTTCGACAAGGGAGAATAGCGAATACAAATGGCAAAACGAACCAGGCATCATCGGAGCCCTCGAGGTCCCTTCACAACCCGGACTCAATCTACAAGAAGAATATATACAACGCACTATTGAAGGGAAAAAAGAGGCCTTCGCTGCGGCCTTACGAGTGTGGGAACACTGGAAACTCCGAGACGAATTCATCCGAGCATGTGAAAATGTTCCCAAAGAGACTTGCTGTTGTGGGCTGGTCCCGGACGACGATAGTACGATGAAATCGATGATTCCTGCCTTGAACAAGGGTTGGATGAAGGCCGTGAATGAACGATTGTCAAAAGATGGCAAAGACTTTCATTTGGACTCGTTCGTTTGGAACTGGCACAACGCTGTTGGTAAATCCGAGACGAATGTACTGATGATTCGGTTTCATGAAGGGAATGTAGAGCCTTCCTCCTGGGGATTGAATCATGACAGATAA